The Deinococcus aerophilus genome segment GGTAGTGCTCCAGAAATCCCGACAGAAAATCCCCAACCCGTTGAGAGGGTAGGGCACACTGGAGGGAACGTATGGGAAAGCAACGGAAAACGTGGCCACCCGAACTCAAAGAGCAGATCGTGCTGGCCGTCCTGCGCGGTGAGCAGTCGGTGGCGGAACTGGCCCGTCAGCATGGCGCCGCCGAAAGTCTGATCCACAAGTGGCGGACGCAGTTCCTGGAGGCGGGCCGTGCCCGCCTCGTCGGTGACCATGTCGATCACGGCGTCAAAGCCCTCGAGCAGGAAAACGAGCGGCTGAAAAGTCTGCTGGGTGAGAAGGAGTTGTCCCTCTATATTGCAAAAAAAGCCCGGGGTCTTTGAGCGTTCAGCAGGCCCTCGCGCTGTATGCCGAGGTGCTCCAAGACCAACCCCATGTCAGCCTGTCCAGCTTTGCCAGGGACATCGACCTGCCGTACTGGAAGCTCCGTGACGCCCGGCGTCACGGAGAGCAAGAAAAAGCGCGTCAAGCGCGACAGACAGCACATCGTGATCAGGTCCGTGACGTCGCGCTGGCAAATCCAACCTACGGATATCGGCGTATTCAGCGTCAACTGGCGGGGCAGTACGGCCAGGCTGCGCCTGGCCGCCATGAGGTCAGACAGTTACTCCGGGAACTGGACTTGATTCCGGCCCAGCCGAGGAAAACACGGCGCCCGTCTGTGCCCATCCTGACGCCTCTCCTGTGGCCCGAGGGGCGCCGGGTTCAGATTGACGCCACCCGGTTCAGTCTCGCGGATGGTGTGGCCTGGGTGTATGTCGTGCTGGACGTTCAAAGTCGTGCCGTCCTGCACCTGGAAGTGGTTCGCAATCTCTCGGCCTGCAGCGCGGTCACCGCGCTGCAGGCCGGACTTCAGCTGCTCCATTGCCACGGGCATCAGGAAGAGGTCGTGGTGATGTCGGATGGAGGGTCAGATTTCACGTCGCAGGCGTTCCGGCAGGCCTGTGAGGAGGTGGGGAGCTGGATCAGGACGAAGGTGTCGCAGCGCGGTGG includes the following:
- a CDS encoding transposase; this translates as MGKQRKTWPPELKEQIVLAVLRGEQSVAELARQHGAAESLIHKWRTQFLEAGRARLVGDHVDHGVKALEQENERLKSLLGEKELSLYIAKKARGL
- a CDS encoding integrase core domain-containing protein, producing MSVQQALALYAEVLQDQPHVSLSSFARDIDLPYWKLRDARRHGEQEKARQARQTAHRDQVRDVALANPTYGYRRIQRQLAGQYGQAAPGRHEVRQLLRELDLIPAQPRKTRRPSVPILTPLLWPEGRRVQIDATRFSLADGVAWVYVVLDVQSRAVLHLEVVRNLSACSAVTALQAGLQLLHCHGHQEEVVVMSDGGSDFTSQAFRQACEEVGSWIRTKVSQRGGMGILERVNRNLKYEWIFRQEVRSITELRVQCVQFQHWYNTERLHSALGYAYPWDKLVASARSLFAA